A genomic window from Vitis riparia cultivar Riparia Gloire de Montpellier isolate 1030 chromosome 18, EGFV_Vit.rip_1.0, whole genome shotgun sequence includes:
- the LOC117906258 gene encoding patatin-like protein 2 has translation MEKSLLPQIQPPTYGNLVTILSIDGGGIRGIIPATILARLETRLQELDGDDARIADYFDVIAGTSTGGIVTAMLTAPDDQKRPLFAAKDIKPFYLEHGPKIFPQTRGIFGWIMSILRSIVGPKYDGKYLKRLIKEKLGGTRLHETLTSVVIPTFDIKSLQPTIFSTYEVKRSPCLDAPLADICIGSSAAPTYFPAYFFKNQDKEGKTQEFDLIDGGVAANNPALVAITQVTKQVFDRNPDFFPIKPMDFGRFLVISIGTGSPKSEQKYNAKMAAKWGVLGWLLHGGSTPLVDVFMQASADMVDFHISMVFQALHSEDNYLRIQDDTLRGKDASVDVTTEENLDNLVKIGERLLKKPVSRVNLETGLSEPVENGGTNEEALKRFATLLSDEKRLRDARSPNPKKNLK, from the exons ATGGAGAAATCACTCTTACCTCAAATCCAGCCCCCAACTTATGGTAACCTAGTCACCATTCTTAGTATTGATGGAGGTGGTATCAGGGGCATCATCCCGGCAACTATCCTTGCTCGCCTGGAAACACGACTTCAG GAGCTGGATGGTGATGATGCAAGGATTGCAGACTACTTCGACGTGATTGCTGGAACAAGCACAGGTGGTATTGTGACTGCTATGCTAACTGCTCCGGATGATCAGAAGCGTCCTCTATTTGCAGCCAAAGACATCAAGCCCTTTTATCTGGAGCATGGCCCTAAAATCTTTCCACAGACAAG GGGTATTTTTGGCTGGATCATGAGCATACTGAGATCAATAGTTGGGCCCAAGTACGATGGGAAATACCTCAAACGCCTCATAAAGGAGAAACTAGGAGGGACCCGGTTGCATGAGACCTTGACCAGCGTGGTTATTCCAACCTTTGATATCAAGAGTTTGCAGCCAACCATTTTCTCCACCTATGAG GTGAAAAGATCCCCATGTTTGGATGCTCCACTGGCTGACATATGCATTGGTAGCTCTGCAGCACCAACATACTTTCCTGCCTATTTCTTTAAAAACCAagataaagaaggaaaaacacaGGAATTCGATCTTATTGATGGTGGTGTTGCCGCAAATAATCCG GCTTTAGTTGCCATAACCCAAGTAACAAAACAGGTTTTCGACAGAAACCCAGATTTCTTCCCAATTAAGCCCATGGACTTTGGCCGCTTTCTAGTGATCTCAATAGGCACTGGCTCTCCAAAGTCGGAACAGAAATACAATGCCAAAATGGCAGCCAAATGGGGCGTTTTGGGTTGGCTACTTCATGGTGGTTCCACTCCTTTGGTGGATGTGTTTATGCAAGCAAGTGCAGATATGGTTGATTTCCATATTTCCATGGTTTTCCAAGCCCTTCACTCTGAAGATAACTACCTCCGAATCCAA GATGACACACTACGTGGAAAAGATGCTTCAGTTGATGTCACAACCGAGGAAAACTTGGACAACCTTGTGAAAATCGGAGAAAGGCTACTGAAGAAACCAGTTTCAAGGGTGAACTTGGAGACAGGTCTCTCTGAGCCAGTTGAAAATGGTGGCACTAATGAAGAGGCTCTTAAAAG GTTTGCAACGCTACTCTCTGATGAGAAGAGACTCCGAGATGCACGATCACCAAAtcccaagaaaaacttgaagTAG